TCTTGATGAAACTGCCCTTTCCCAATCACCACATGTTCAAGCTTCAACTTGCTAAAAGCTCTTTTCAGAATCCGACCCtgttaattaatattttctcaGAAATTTTTAACAATATAAGAATAAAATATACCCAGTTCCGTATAAAAAGCTGCAATCATCACCTACTTACCTCTACAGATTGTGCCGTCGCCAACCTGTAAACATGAACAGGCTTTGTTTGACCAATCCTGTGGCATCTATCCATGGCTTGCAAATCCATTTGAGGGTTCTGATATGCACATgcaatatatcaaatgaaatcaATCATTCATGAATCCTTAGTTCCAGAAGAAGACTAGAAGAAAGAATTAAACAGAGAGGAATTATATACCCAATCACTGTCGTACAGTATACAAGTGTCAGCTGCAGTAAGGTTGATACCCAGTCCACCAGCTCTGGTGCTTAGAAGAAAAATTCTATAATTGCTGTCCACATCGTTGAACGCTGCAATCTGCTTTCAGAAATAGAATAGTTATAATTAAACAATAGTTGTTCAAAAGTAAGTGCTGAACCCAAAAGGATGGTAAATCCAAATTTGAGTAAGAAAACAAGTCATgctatgagaaaataaactcCCAAATCTACATATTGTCAGAACACTAATCTACGGCACGAACTGAAGGTTTTAAATGCCAGAGGTTTTCACTGCCAAGAAAGATTTCAGATGGTATAATCATGTTTATTTCGGCAGTTATGCTTTGATTAAATGATTATGTTACATTGCGGAAGTCCAAGAAAACAAGGATTGCTACATTGCGGAAAAATAATTCAAGTTTTAATGTGGCCAAAGAAAGAGATCGCATGCATCTACTAAACTTCGAAAAtttcaaatgaaaaattaaGACTTCTGATTCAAACCAACCACAGACCTGACTTCTCCGTTCTTCAAGTTTCACATTGCCAtcaattctacaaacttcacATCCTTTCTCACTAAAATAGTACTCCATAATATCCAAAATCTTAGTCCACTGAGAAAAGATAAGAACCTGAATACAAATTCAAGATATTAGCAACCCagtaacaaacaaaaaaacaatccGAAAATAATTAGTAGACATACTTTGTGTTTGCGGGCAAACAGGTGCTTTAACAGTCTGTCCAGCAAACTAAATTTTCCACACTGTTCAACAATCTGTTCAACAGGTGGGTAGTAATCTGTCAAGAAAAAAGAACTGCATAAGCATAGGTATATCACCTATTTATATGACAACACTGAATCAGTTTAAGGCAAAGTACATGAGCCATCAAATGCCGACTCCAAAAGGTCAGGATGATTGCAGTTCTTCCGAAGTTGGACCATCAGATTGTTAAGCTTTCCTTTCATACCGCAAACTGCAAGTTTAATAATTGTTAAATAACACAGATTGCAGCACAATAGGATACAGCAAAAGACAACTAACCAAGCCAACCATCACATTTCAATAACATGCCAAAGTTTACATAGTAATACCTTCGTCCAATATCCTGCTTAAGGTTAAGACCCATAAAACAGGGACACAATAAAATGTGATACCAGTGAAAAAACAGATTCAAATAGCCAGTCTATCATAAATCCTAAAACCATGGAAAAATACATGCCCCACCAATGATCCACCTCCTTAAGTGTCTTTAGTTACAGTAAGACCCAAGATTTCTTACAAAAAGGAATTTAGAGTCCAATGTTTTCACCGTAAAGACATATCATACCATGATCTCCCCTCTCAAGTAAATAATTCTCCAATGTCTTATTGATCAAAAGAtcttgaaaatgtttttgatgaTCTGTCATGGATGCATATAATATGATTTCCTTTTTCCTAGGAAGCATGTGCTCAACATCAGACTTCATTCTTCGAAGAAGAAAAGGACGCAAGATGGCATGGAGTTTTGCAACCATCTGCAGAGAATTGGAAAACCATATTCAACATTACACAATTCAAATATGTGTAAACTTTTAAGCCACAATATTTGGAAGAACACATACTTGAGCCCTTCTCTTCTCTTCCAATTCTTCCTTCATTGCCTCATTACTGCACTTTCCTGCTAAATCAAACCTGACAACATGATTGTAATAAGCTAATTAATCTGGTCAAACAATACTGGAACCATTATCTGCTGTAATGTTTTCATCCAACAGACTAACACAATCTAGCCACACAGAAACTTCATAGTTTTCCACAAAAGTTACTTAACATGTCATGgacttttttttatacaacgatGTATATACACtagattcaaacctaagacctctcacttacaagtgaagaggaataccactagaccataataCGAAGTGGTAAAACGTATTGACATAAAGTATGGTTCTTAAACAGCTAACCTTCATCACAGGATTTCCAAAATCTAATACATTAGTAGGCTAGAAGCTCAGTTCCTCTAGTTATAAATATGCAATGGTACTTCAGTTGCATAATGGAGATTCTGGTGCAGGAACTTCTCAACCAGACTACTAGTGGGGATGTTCACCTCACTAGAACGAGTTTGCAAGCTAACAAGCATCAAACTGAAGAAACAATAATTAATCAGAAAACCATACTTACCATGACTCAAATTCTTCATGGGATGAGAATATATCAGGcaaaatgaaattcaataatGACCAAAGCTCTGCCAGATTATTCTGTAGAGGCGTCCCAGTCAACAGAATCTTATTGTCTACATGTAATAGTTTCAATTCCCGCAGTAGTTTGCACTTTGAGTTCTTCAATCTGTGTCCCTTTAATAaaaacatgcataaaagttcaaCATACATGCTATATAGTAATATGGTTTGAAAGGGAAACTGTATCTATAGGACCAGTTAGATTACTCACTTCGTCAACCACAAGATATTTCCAATTGTAATGTCTCAAACATTTTCTTGCATCAGCCATTGCAACTTCATATGAAGTAACAATTATAGGGAACTTAGGGCCAATTTGTCGAGGCATGTGCTTCCTTCGTATCTCATCCCTTTGTTTCTTGTCACCATGGTAGACAATAGCATTTATTGAAGGCGTGAACCTATTTCAGGTAGAAAGAAGTTAAACAAGGAATTAAAGTTGGAAGATCATAGGATGAAACAAAATTCAGATCAGTTAACCAAAAAGTATATAAACAATTTACCTTGAAATTTCATTTACCCAATTCGCAAGAGTAGAAAGAGGAGCAATCACTAAGTAGGGCCCATCCATTCCATTCCCTTTTAGATGAGCAAGAAAACCAATGGTCTGGATGGTTTTTCCAAGTCCCATTTGATCCGCAAGGATCCCATTTAGCCCATTTTGCCATAATGAGATCAACCACTTTACACCTTTGATTTGATAAGACTTCAATTTTCCACCAGTCAACAGAGGTACAAGTTCCTTTTGCTCT
Above is a window of Malus sylvestris chromosome 15, drMalSylv7.2, whole genome shotgun sequence DNA encoding:
- the LOC126606003 gene encoding ATP-dependent DNA helicase DDM1-like gives rise to the protein MATKNDPSADSPTSVLEDEDACEAKIDVKLTEVEEKLLKERVKEEESETGREPEQLPDLNDTQYNKLDELLTQTQLYSQFLLEKMDNITLIGANQPSETVEEKNVEEKKGRGRKRKAVANFDNRKAKKAVEAMLTRSKEGVKTEDENLTEEERIEKEQKELVPLLTGGKLKSYQIKGVKWLISLWQNGLNGILADQMGLGKTIQTIGFLAHLKGNGMDGPYLVIAPLSTLANWVNEISRFTPSINAIVYHGDKKQRDEIRRKHMPRQIGPKFPIIVTSYEVAMADARKCLRHYNWKYLVVDEGHRLKNSKCKLLRELKLLHVDNKILLTGTPLQNNLAELWSLLNFILPDIFSSHEEFESWFDLAGKCSNEAMKEELEEKRRAQMVAKLHAILRPFLLRRMKSDVEHMLPRKKEIILYASMTDHQKHFQDLLINKTLENYLLERGDHVCGMKGKLNNLMVQLRKNCNHPDLLESAFDGSYYYPPVEQIVEQCGKFSLLDRLLKHLFARKHKVLIFSQWTKILDIMEYYFSEKGCEVCRIDGNVKLEERRSQIAAFNDVDSNYRIFLLSTRAGGLGINLTAADTCILYDSDWNPQMDLQAMDRCHRIGQTKPVHVYRLATAQSVEGRILKRAFSKLKLEHVVIGKGQFHQEKAKSSTDVSEEEDLIALLREEESAEDKMIQTVISDKDLERVLDRSDLVCSPADHDEEKANGVANVLPLKGPGWEVVLPTAGGGMLSTLNS